One genomic window of Dermacentor andersoni chromosome 8, qqDerAnde1_hic_scaffold, whole genome shotgun sequence includes the following:
- the LOC126526589 gene encoding uncharacterized protein: MEDEMNTTVFSNDAPALQPQSTVTGDIPAPSAAMDAISNAQLRLPPFWPKNPAVWFTQVEALLDLRRITSQRVMYLHVVSALSSEVADEFVDVMRAPHPAAPYDHFKAMVLTRKTVSERSRLQQLLNAEELGDRRPSQLLHRTRQLLGDRTQDSESPLLRELFLQRLPQTLVVVLAAADDMPLDKLAELADRVNDYSGASSAVSSTTVTSDLEARQSRLEEKIDRLMDTMAAMQMDTPRRSPVARGGSRSRSRSRPRHTSDGFCWYHTRFGASAAKCRQSCRWQGNMEASH, translated from the coding sequence ATGGAAGACGAAATGAACACTACAGTGTTCAGCAACGACGCCCCGGCTCTTCAGCCCCAGTCAACAGTGACAGGCGACATCCCTGCCCCCAGCGCTGCCATGGACGCCATTTCCAATGCCCAGCTGCGGCTGCCGCCGTTTTGGCCGAAGAATCCCGCCGTGTGGTTCACGCAAGTAGAAGCCCTCCTCGATCTGCGGCGCATCACATCGCAGCGTGTGATGTACCTGCATGTCGTCTCAGCACTTTCCTCCGAGGTAGCTGATGAGTTCGTCGACGTCATGAGAGCCCCTCATCCGGCCGCACCCTACGACCATTTCAAGGCCATGGTGCTCACACGCAAAACCGTGTCCGAGAGAAGCCGCTTGCAGCAACTCCTCAACGCGGAAGAActcggcgatcgccgaccgtcGCAGCTATTACATCGGACGCGACAGCTACTCGGCGACCGTACCCAAGACTCCGAGAGTCCACTATTGCGCGAGCTGTTTCTGCAACGCTTGCCTCAGACActtgtcgtggttttggcagctgCGGATGATATGCCTCTTGACAAACTGGCAGAGCTCGCGGACCGCGTTAACGACTACTCCGGCGCAAGCTCCGCGGTGTCCTCGACCACTGTCACATCAGACCTCGAAGCCCGGCAATCTCGCCTCGAGGAGAAAATTGACAGGCTGATGGACACGATGGCAGCAATGCAGATGGACACGCCTCGTCGCTCTCCAGTGGCTAGGGGTGGCTCACGTTCGCGTTCCCGTTCCCGCCCAAGACACACTTCTGACGGCTTCTGCTGGTACCACACCAGGTTCGGCGCCAGCGCTGCAAAATGTCGACAGTCTTGTCGCTGGCAGGGAAACATGGAAGCGAGTCACTAA